Part of the Candidatus Bathyarchaeota archaeon genome, GTTCCATTCCTCTCTTAGAAGAATGCTATCATGTAGCCAGAAGATGAATTTAATTTTAGTCTCTTCAGTAATCTCATTAATGGCAGCGGTAGCTGCAAAATTAAAAGGCATTGAGGGAATATTATGAATTATGCATACATCAAGCTTGGGCAATATTCCAATTAATTCTTTCTTAATATTATTTTTTAGCTCAATGAAATCTTTTGTCACGTCTTTTTTCTTTAAAATACTCTTCTGAACTTTCATTACTTCTGGTCCATTTGAAGATAATGATGGTATCTGATGTTCAGTAAGATTTTTATTTTTTAATCCTCCTCCGCTGCCGTAAATCAGGGAAATCTTGTGGCCCATATTAGTAAGAAAGCGAATATGATCATCTATGATTATTTCTACGCCACCAATTTCTTTTTTTGGAGCTGAATAATGTATTATTCCAATTCTTTTCAAATTCAAAAGCCTAGTTCTATTTTTTATTCCATCTAAATATTAATCCATTTAGATCATAGTGATTATTATTTTCATAGCATGCTTTTTAATTTGTTACATCTTCGCTCAATTCTTTCTTTATCCGCAATTCCGATAGTTCCAAAATTCTCAACCACAAATGAAGCACTAGCAGTAGCAAATAAAGCCGCCTCTATTATATTTCCAGTTTCATAATGCCTTATTGCAAAACTTGAACCAAAGACATCTCCGGCACCTGTCTCATCAATCGTATTAATTTTGAATGCGGGGATCTTGTAAGGTTGATTATCATAAATTATGGAACCTTCCCTACCAAAAGTTAAAGCAATTGTCTTTACTCCAAGAGATTTTAACTCTTCACATATTTTTTTATAGGTTTTCAAATGGGATATTAAGCCAACTTCATTCTTCCCAACTTTTAAAAAGTCTATATTTTTTAACCAGTCTTCCCTCTCGATCCAAAAGCTCCTTTGAATTTTTTTGCCTTCCTGCTCACGTACTAGACCTTGTACATCTAAAGATAGGTATCTGCATTTTTTCCTCACATTCTTAACTAGATCAAGATCTATTTCTTGATAAACTGGATTAAGATGAATCATATCGAATTCTTCTTGAATGTCAAAAACAATCTTATTAGTAAATTCAAGTAACGATTGTTTTCTTTCAACAGAAGAGTAATCATTAACGAACGAAGCTATATGTTCATCCTCTTGTAGAAGAACTTGGATTCCCTCTTTTTCTAAAAAGCTTATCCACTCTCTTAATTTGTAGTTGCCTTTGGTTAGTATGGATGATTTATAACCTAGCTTCAGAGCGGTGAGTCCAGCAAAACTTGCCCCACCAAAGAGATTTTTTTCTATTCTTTTTGTTTTGATTAAATCTTTTGTTATATTTCCTATAACTAGAAAGCTCATTTGATGAGCTTTTCTCCGCTCTAATAAATTCCTCGATATAGTGTGGACGCTATTATCATGCGAGTCCGCCATATCGAAGTTCTAATGATGATAGTGCGTATGGCCCGGAAATGTTGTAGGTTGCGGGGGCTGCGGAAATGTTGTTGGTTGTGGTGTTGAAGGGAATAATTGCCATTGACATTGTGGACAGAGTATCATATTCATGTAATTCCTAGTGCAGTTTGTACAAAGTAATTTACCGCATTTGCCACAAACATAAATTGCGGGAAGATTTGGATGAAATGAACACGTGCCGACCATAGGGCGTCTTTGTATACTGGGTGCAGTAGGTTGAGCTTGAGGTACCGGAGGAGCACTTGGATAATTCTGTGAGGTTGGTGGATATGTGGGAGGTGGGGCAGGTGGTGGAGTAGTCATTGGAGGTGGGGTTGCTGTTGAAGGTGGGGGAGTTGCAGGAACAGTAGGTGGGGGAACTGGGGGAGTGCCAGGTGGCGTAAAACTAGTTCCACATTTCGAACAAAAACTCGCTATATCTCTATTAGCTGCGCCACATTTTGGGCAATCTTTCGCCATTTTTTTCTCAACTCATAAGATTAAAGTTATTTTTAATTAAGTACATTCTTTAATTTAATTTTTAGGTATTTAGTATGCTTTTGAGAAAAATTAAGATTAATAAAAGAACTTTAAGTTAATATTAAGTATTCAAGTTGGAAGTTGTTTAATTCAATCTTTGATAATTCATGCCATCTTTTTTAGAAGCTCATTGATATTATCTTGCCTATATCCAAGTTCTCCTCCGCTTTTATAAGCCCTTTTTGTACTTTTTTTGAAACCTCCTTTAGGAGGATGTAATCGGAATACTGGTTTTACACCAACCTCACGTAAATGCCTTAAAGTTATTTTCGTATCCCATAAGGCTTTAGTAACTTCTTCAATAGAATTGAGTCGAAGTTTTTCTTTTACAAATTCATTAGTTAATTTTTTATTTCCTGCTAATCTGCCTCTTTTTCTTAGCACAATTTCCATGCTCTCTTTGTTTATTTCGCCCCAAGTTATGAAGTCTTTAACCTTTTTCAGCATACCATCTATTTCAGGTCTTTTTTGTAAAAATACTGCGTTGAACTTTTTGGGTAAATTCAATGAATTAAATGTCTTTTTAGTATTTGGATCGAGACCTACTGTACCTCTTAACCTAATGGCCACTAGAAAATCATCTTTGGTTTTTTCTAATTTTGCTTTTTTTTCTTTTTGAGTCATGCTTTTGCTTTCACCTTTGAATATTCTTGAGCTATTTTGTCTTTTGTTTTCTCAAAGGTTTCTGGGATTTTCTGAGGATCTAATTTCTCTGCAATATATTTAGAAAAATGCTTGTTGTAAAGCTCTGCATTTTCACTTAGAGTCTTAGCATAATCTGATATGTGCTTCCCCTTTATTCTGTCCATATCCGGTAATATTTCTTCTCCGTGGGGGATCTCCATACCTGCATCTAAGGCACCTTTTAATGCTGCGTACATTCTCGATCCTTTGGAAGACACGTTCAATCCTGTGTCTAATACAGCTTTATTCATTCCTTTCTTAACAGCTTTAAATCCAGCCATAAAGCCTGTTAAATAAGCAGTTGGAACATTTCCAAAATTAATATTCCAATCATACTTTTTCAATTCATTTGAATTTGAAGAAGCTATCACAAAGTCTCCATTGGATTTAGCTTCATATAATTGGACTATTATATTTTTATTCGTAGGTCTAACGACTAATCTTGGCGTCCTAGACAAAACTAATCTCATTCTCTGTTTATAGTCTGTCTTGCCTTCTCTTTTTCTCCTAAAAGGAACATTATATCTTGGGCCACGTGCCATATTTAATATCACCAAAGTTTTAACTGTAATAATAGAATCTTGAAATCTCAATCCTAATTAGAACATATAGGCTAGAAAACGTCCTCCAGTTTTAAGATTTATAGCTTCTTTATGTGATATGACACCTTTTGGTGTTGTCATTACTATTACTCCAACCTCTCTGGCAGGTAAAAATTTCCTTTCCCATGCTTCTATTGAGTCCACTTTAACTGGAAATCTTGGCTTTATAGCTCCGCATTTGTTTATTCTTCCAAGCAATTGGACTCTAAATTTTCCAGACTTACCATCATCGATAAATTCGAACTCACCAATATATCCATTCTTCTGCATTACTCTTAGTACTTGACCAATTAGTTTAGATGCAGGGGATATAATACATTCGTTTTTTCTTCTTTCTTCATTATTATACATATTTGATAAAGCATTTGCGAGAGGATCAGTTAAAGTCAATTTTTATCACCTAAAATTAATTGAAATTTGAACTTTATTCAGGCAGTTTTATCAAAGGTTTTTCATCGCCAATAATAAAAACATAATCTGCTATAGTCTGGAATTTATTGCCTTTATTATCTTCCATCGTCACTATTGATGGCTTTGCAAATGCTGATTTCTCAATCTTCATGATTTTACCGGAATTACCAATGTTTCTCCCAGACATTATTAAAGCATAGGATCCTTCTTTAAAGGGAAAGCGTTTAAGAATCTCTTGTTCAGGAATTTTTATTTGCAGTGTATCAAGAGTTTTGTAATCATCTTCTTTAGGTTTTTTAGGATCTTTTATCTTTACTAGTACATTTCTTCCATCATGAAGATTTAATTGAACATTTCCACCTTTAACCAAAGTTTTGTCCTCAATTCTACATAATTTTCGGGTTTTTTCACTATCGGGAATATCGACTAATGTTAATCCCTTACCTGGAAATGGAAGAACTCTATAAGCCTTTTTTGCATCAGATATCTCAATAATATCCATTACTCCGACTGGGAATTTTTTATCCCTTCTGATCTTGCCATCGACTTGCACTTTTTCTTCCGAGAGGATCATTTTTGTCTCTCTAGCACTTTTCCCATATTTCAAAATATCACGAATGATTATAGATAATGGTAAAGACTCCTCAATGGGATGTGGGCCAGGACTCGGTTTTGTCACCCATTTAAATTCTTTCACATGTATGGGCCAAAAACCCGGTGCATGCATGCTCTTCAGACTTTTAGCAACTCCTTTTTTAGTCATAATAAAATTCTCCCAAATATTCAAGTCAAATCTGATTTTTTAACTAGTATTAATCACCTTGTTTTGACTCTAGATCTATGTGTTCAATTTTAGGAATTGCAATTTCACCACTTGGGGCTCTAGCAGGATGCCTTATTATCACCAGTCTTTTTATTGGTCCCACTACACTTCCTTTTAACAAAGCATATTGAGTATTAATTATTCCATAATGAGGAAATGTACCTTTTGGAGTTATTTCTGAACCATCATCTCCAATTTTTAAAATCTGTTTATTATATTCTGTCCTTTGATGGAAACCCATCTGTCCAGCTCGAGGAACAGAATACATCACTGTGCCAGGGGTCCAAGGTCCGATTGAACCAACCCCTCTAACTGTTTTTCTAGATTTGTGCGGAAGTCTTTTTATGCCCCAACGCTTAACTGGACCTTGAATACCTTTTCCTTTTGTTATTGCAATAGTATCGACCAATTCCCCTTCTTTAAATACATTCGTTAACTCAATCTCTTTGCCAAGACTCTCTTTTGCGTATCCAAATTGTTCTTTTATATCTCCGCCACCAATTTTTATCTCTATTAATTCGGGTTTTTTACGTCCAATGTTAGCTAATCGAGGCTGAGGCATAATTAGTAATCTTATCTCTTCGATTTTATCCAAGGATTTTTGAATCTTTTCAATGGAATTATTTTTACCCCCTTCCTTTGGAATTGTAACTAACCTTCCGATATCTTTAGGAGGTTTTTCCATCCATGCCTCTGTAAATGTTTTCAAACCTTTATCTGTTCTAGAATATGCCCTCAATCCAAATACAATTGTAGGAGGAGTCTCAATCAATGTAGCGGGTATCGATACTTCCTTTCCATATGTAAGGGAACCCTTTTTATTGTCCATAGCGATAACATGCGTCATGCCTGCTTTATATCCAACGAAACCCAACAATTTGGGCCCTTCATCAACATCAGGCCAGAATCTGACTTTCCCAATCATACTTTTAGCTCTTTTTCTTGGTAGATAAGAAAGCGAGCCACGTTTTGGCGCATGTTTTTTTCTATGTCCCATCTTAAGAAATATCCTCCCTTAAATTAATCAGATTTTTTTACACTTTTCATTTCTTTAATTATTTGCCCGGCCATTTTATCTAATAAGCTTCTCCCCTCATTCGAGAGCTTTCTTCCTTCTTTTTGCTCCTTTACAACAAAACCTGCTTTCTCAAGCTGTTGGAGTGGCACTCTAACAGATGATCCCGTACCTTTTTTGACATGCTCAACACTAGCATTTCCTCCCCCTCTACCTCCATATTCGGTACATAATCTAGATATGCCTAATGGACTATTGAGATATAGCTTCCTGAGTAATGAAGCACAGCGTATATACCACCAATCATCTTGTTGAGGTGGGTTCTCTTTGTAAGTGCCTATTTTTGAAAATAATGACCACGAAGGAGGATTAATGTCTTCTGCATTATCCTTCAAATATTCAGAAAGCCTTTTGATCATTATATTAGGAGGTACATCATACACTGAGGGCATAAGCTTAACCATCATTTTTTTGTTCTAGTCTTGGACAAACTTTCAATTTTTTTATTATAATTATCATTTAATAAATGCTATCCAACCAAGGCATTCAAGTTATGAGGAAATCAGTTAAATTCATCCCTAGAATTAAACCTTTTGGATTAATCGAATCTTAAGAAATTTTTTGGAAACAAGCAATTTTAGGTTAAAATAATTAAGTAATCGGCGGTAGATTTTGCCTTCTTTTTTCCTTGGGTAATTTGGTCCATTTCAAGAATTCTTTGCTCGGGGGCATATCCTCGTATAGGAAGGTTCTCCTAGCTTCCAGCGCATTATTTTCCAGATTATTCAATTCTGCTGCAGTTAGAACCTGATTTTTGAAACCCTTAGCATAATCTCTAAGAACTGCAATCTGTTCTCTCCAATCTTTTGCACGAATTAAATGATGATCGATAACTATTGTTGAAATATTTTCAGTCAATTTCTTCATATTTTTCAATGCATTAGAAAATAAGGTTCTATTGTCGAGATAATCCCTAAGATAAAAAGGTGGGCCGCTTAATATTAATAGGTTGGGGCCTTCAGCAAGGATCCATCTTAATGCTTCTATTGAAGAAGGACCTTGAATGTCAGACGAGTGAACCATCTTAATCTTATCTTTCTCTATACTCATCATCAATACCCATCCAAGCATTGAATTATCCTCTCCATGCGGTACCGGATCTGAAAATTTCAGAGTTGTTTCTCCAAATTTGAATATTTGACCATCTGCATTTTCAAAACCTTTAGCAATTTTTTTCAATGACTTTTGAAATATCCAACCTCTGCGTCTTTGGGAATGATTTATTTTTTCATGAAAATCTTTCACTAAGATCTGTTTATCCTGATATATACTTTGAAATTGTTCTTTGTCGCTACAGATGAATACTGTGTCTTTATATGATGGTGTATAGTGATCATGGTGATAATGTGAAACTGTAATTATGTCTGACTTGTCCGCAATCTTTCTAAGCAGACTTCTTTTTTCATAAATCAATTTGTATTCTGTTGGATGAGGCAGCATTCCATATCTCGGACCTAAGGATACACCAGGATCTATTAGGATCCTGATATCAGAGG contains:
- a CDS encoding PfkB family carbohydrate kinase, whose translation is MSFLVIGNITKDLIKTKRIEKNLFGGASFAGLTALKLGYKSSILTKGNYKLREWISFLEKEGIQVLLQEDEHIASFVNDYSSVERKQSLLEFTNKIVFDIQEEFDMIHLNPVYQEIDLDLVKNVRKKCRYLSLDVQGLVREQEGKKIQRSFWIEREDWLKNIDFLKVGKNEVGLISHLKTYKKICEELKSLGVKTIALTFGREGSIIYDNQPYKIPAFKINTIDETGAGDVFGSSFAIRHYETGNIIEAALFATASASFVVENFGTIGIADKERIERRCNKLKSML
- a CDS encoding zinc-ribbon domain-containing protein, whose product is MAKDCPKCGAANRDIASFCSKCGTSFTPPGTPPVPPPTVPATPPPSTATPPPMTTPPPAPPPTYPPTSQNYPSAPPVPQAQPTAPSIQRRPMVGTCSFHPNLPAIYVCGKCGKLLCTNCTRNYMNMILCPQCQWQLFPSTPQPTTFPQPPQPTTFPGHTHYHH
- a CDS encoding 50S ribosomal protein L30, translating into MTQKEKKAKLEKTKDDFLVAIRLRGTVGLDPNTKKTFNSLNLPKKFNAVFLQKRPEIDGMLKKVKDFITWGEINKESMEIVLRKRGRLAGNKKLTNEFVKEKLRLNSIEEVTKALWDTKITLRHLREVGVKPVFRLHPPKGGFKKSTKRAYKSGGELGYRQDNINELLKKMA
- a CDS encoding 50S ribosomal protein L18, with translation MARGPRYNVPFRRKREGKTDYKQRMRLVLSRTPRLVVRPTNKNIIVQLYEAKSNGDFVIASSNSNELKKYDWNINFGNVPTAYLTGFMAGFKAVKKGMNKAVLDTGLNVSSKGSRMYAALKGALDAGMEIPHGEEILPDMDRIKGKHISDYAKTLSENAELYNKHFSKYIAEKLDPQKIPETFEKTKDKIAQEYSKVKAKA
- a CDS encoding 30S ribosomal protein S8, which codes for MTLTDPLANALSNMYNNEERRKNECIISPASKLIGQVLRVMQKNGYIGEFEFIDDGKSGKFRVQLLGRINKCGAIKPRFPVKVDSIEAWERKFLPAREVGVIVMTTPKGVISHKEAINLKTGGRFLAYMF
- a CDS encoding 30S ribosomal protein S4e; the protein is MTKKGVAKSLKSMHAPGFWPIHVKEFKWVTKPSPGPHPIEESLPLSIIIRDILKYGKSARETKMILSEEKVQVDGKIRRDKKFPVGVMDIIEISDAKKAYRVLPFPGKGLTLVDIPDSEKTRKLCRIEDKTLVKGGNVQLNLHDGRNVLVKIKDPKKPKEDDYKTLDTLQIKIPEQEILKRFPFKEGSYALIMSGRNIGNSGKIMKIEKSAFAKPSIVTMEDNKGNKFQTIADYVFIIGDEKPLIKLPE
- a CDS encoding 50S ribosomal protein L3, with the protein product MGHRKKHAPKRGSLSYLPRKRAKSMIGKVRFWPDVDEGPKLLGFVGYKAGMTHVIAMDNKKGSLTYGKEVSIPATLIETPPTIVFGLRAYSRTDKGLKTFTEAWMEKPPKDIGRLVTIPKEGGKNNSIEKIQKSLDKIEEIRLLIMPQPRLANIGRKKPELIEIKIGGGDIKEQFGYAKESLGKEIELTNVFKEGELVDTIAITKGKGIQGPVKRWGIKRLPHKSRKTVRGVGSIGPWTPGTVMYSVPRAGQMGFHQRTEYNKQILKIGDDGSEITPKGTFPHYGIINTQYALLKGSVVGPIKRLVIIRHPARAPSGEIAIPKIEHIDLESKQGD
- a CDS encoding 30S ribosomal protein S19e, which gives rise to MPSVYDVPPNIMIKRLSEYLKDNAEDINPPSWSLFSKIGTYKENPPQQDDWWYIRCASLLRKLYLNSPLGISRLCTEYGGRGGGNASVEHVKKGTGSSVRVPLQQLEKAGFVVKEQKEGRKLSNEGRSLLDKMAGQIIKEMKSVKKSD
- a CDS encoding MBL fold metallo-hydrolase codes for the protein MPLAFESFGVRSMCTFLETSDIRILIDPGVSLGPRYGMLPHPTEYKLIYEKRSLLRKIADKSDIITVSHYHHDHYTPSYKDTVFICSDKEQFQSIYQDKQILVKDFHEKINHSQRRRGWIFQKSLKKIAKGFENADGQIFKFGETTLKFSDPVPHGEDNSMLGWVLMMSIEKDKIKMVHSSDIQGPSSIEALRWILAEGPNLLILSGPPFYLRDYLDNRTLFSNALKNMKKLTENISTIVIDHHLIRAKDWREQIAVLRDYAKGFKNQVLTAAELNNLENNALEARRTFLYEDMPPSKEFLKWTKLPKEKRRQNLPPIT